A portion of the Rhinolophus sinicus isolate RSC01 unplaced genomic scaffold, ASM3656204v1 Contig18, whole genome shotgun sequence genome contains these proteins:
- the LOC141569853 gene encoding optineurin-like: MDLGGFMGSPCRGRTAIFSVCNFSIGSVAMSHQQLNCLTEKGDSPNETTGNGPPNLAHPNLDTFTPEELLQQMKKLLMENHQLKEAMKLNNQAMKGRFEELSAWTEKQKEERQLLFEIQSKEAKERLMALSHENEKLKEEFGKLKGKTEMSFQSFPGHAGDPKAVAEQEMEQLKTQVACFQAEKADLLGIVSELQLKLNSRGHSEDSFVEIRTAEGEAHVAVKEMKTSPGPTRSDFIDTHVKKDLGCWTGRLGRHVTSSSPLRGHT; this comes from the exons ATGGATTTGGGGGGATTCATGGGGAGCCCTTGCAGAGGACGGACAgctatattttctgtttgtaactTTTCCATAGGATCTGTTGCCATGTCCCACCAACAGCTTAACTGCCTAACTGAAAAGGGGGACAGCCCCAACGAAACCACAGGAAATGGACCCCCCAATCTGGCTCACCCAAACCTGGACACATTCACCCCAGAGGAGCTGCTGCAGCAAATGAAGAAGCTGCTGATGGAGAACCATCAGCTGAAAG AAGCCATGAAGCTAAATAACCAAGCTATGAAAGGACGATTTGAGGAGCTTTCAGCCtggacagagaaacagaaagaagaacgCCAGTTATTATTTGAGATCCAGAGCAAAGAAGCCAAAGAACGCCTAATGGCTTTaagtcatgaaaatgaaaaattgaaggaagaatttggaaaactgaaagggaaaacagaaatgtCATTCCAG TCATTTCCAGGACACGCTGGGGACCCCAAAGCAGTAGCAGAACAGGAAATGGAACAGCTAAAGACCCAGGTGGCATGCTTTCAAGCTGAAAAGGCAGATCTGCTGGGCATTGTGTCTGAATTACAACTCAAGTTGAACTCAAGAGGGCACTCTGAAGACTCCTTTGTTGAAATTAGGACGGCT GAAGGAGAAGCACATGTGgcagtgaaagaaatgaagacaagtCCTGGGCCCACAAGAAGTGATTTCATTGACACGCATGTGAAGAAAGACTTGGGCTGTTGGacaggcagactgggcaggcatgtCACTTCCAGCTCCCCACTGCGAGGTCACACATGA